The genomic interval GATACTGATCGGGATTTGAAACATCCAGTCCCATTCTCTCGAGGTAGGACAATCGGTCCGATGAGTTGTGTGACGGGAGTATAATGTTCTCCATTTCCAGTTTAAGATGCAGCTTATCCGGTGCATGGTTTATGTTCAGCAGCGCGGTTCCGGGAAGAAGATACTCAAGCCTTCCTCCAATGATAGAGTAGCTTGCGCCACACGAGTCAAGCCCTGAAAAAAGATCTTTTCGGAGCTGATTGACTATCCTGGCGCGTGGATCAATACCGGTTCCTATAACATCCATCGCTGCCAGCATACCTGATACTCCGGGTATATTGGTCATGGATGAAAATTCCTGTACGGCGCTTATAAGCCAGGGATCCACATCTGGCATAACAACAGCTGCCGCCCCTGCCGGGCCTCCAAATTTAAGGGAACATATCGTAATCATATCAATATCGGTTTCAGATAGATCTATTTCAAGTCTGCCGGCTGCATCGCATGCGTCTGTATGGAACCAGGCTCCCGCGGAATGAGCTATCTCGGCCAGCTTCACAGCAGGCTGTACGATTCCGGAAATACCGTTGACCCATGCGCATGTGACCAGGCCGGTTTCCTCTGAAATAACCTCAGAAAGTGACTCCGGAATTATCCTTCCGTTGCTGTCGATCTCAAGAATACTCACAGTTGATCCCTCGCTTCTGAGGGTTTTTAAAGCAATCACTACTGAAGATCTTTCAACCGGGGAAGTTATAATGTGCCCTCTGCCAGCCTCTCTTGCCTGCCTGCCTGCGGATAGAATGGAAAGGCCATTGGCCAGATTAGCGTCGTAATAGAAAAGAACCCTGGAACCACCAAAAAACCGCACTGTCCTGTTTCTTAGATCATCCAGGACCTTCTGCGCCACTCTTCCGGGAAGGTTACTGCTTCTTGGATGCCCATATCCCATTTTTAGAGCTTCGGAAACTGCCCTGCGGGCCTCCTCGCGGAGGGGGGTAACT from Candidatus Aegiribacteria sp. carries:
- a CDS encoding aminotransferase class V-fold PLP-dependent enzyme, yielding MERKIELKGTTYLDNLTVTPLREEARRAVSEALKMGYGHPRSSNLPGRVAQKVLDDLRNRTVRFFGGSRVLFYYDANLANGLSILSAGRQAREAGRGHIITSPVERSSVVIALKTLRSEGSTVSILEIDSNGRIIPESLSEVISEETGLVTCAWVNGISGIVQPAVKLAEIAHSAGAWFHTDACDAAGRLEIDLSETDIDMITICSLKFGGPAGAAAVVMPDVDPWLISAVQEFSSMTNIPGVSGMLAAMDVIGTGIDPRARIVNQLRKDLFSGLDSCGASYSIIGGRLEYLLPGTALLNINHAPDKLHLKLEMENIILPSHNSSDRLSYLERMGLDVSNPDQYLGFSIDVMNTAVDIEHFVRSFSDVLSDGEG